From Streptomyces sp. HUAS MG91, the proteins below share one genomic window:
- a CDS encoding LpqB family beta-propeller domain-containing protein, with product MPDSGGLESVEASQRPDSQVRVFALPPRDNAAATSIVEGFLEALTSDDPSYAVARKYLTPDAAKNWHPERQTVVLKDGPSRHATDRANSAQDGRGFELTGTQVARLDDQQAYQPDSSGYKEPLHLSLVATAKGKPKQWRIDTPPRGVVLGKTDFQRIYQSVNKYYYAVDPAAKSGDGDGQKRLVADPVFVRKWVDPLTETVKEVLAGPTRWLNRVVTTSFPLKAALRDGTKSLAPDDANKLKVPLNKSADTIGSAQCKKMAAQLLYSLRDLSSSSVDEVELERADGRLMCTLAKGAADALVAPRYSTGLQYQYFLDDKGRVVRMPGTSGSHQKPEQVAGPMGEGERRMRSVAISRDQERAAAVSGDGRSLFVASMVTNASLGDALAHSGAKAEKDGFTTPSWDAQGDLWVADRDPKNRRLLVFGDGMADRMQEVRVDELGENARIEAVKMSADGARVALLVEEDGRTRLQIGRVERDHDMTDGDMEISVVDLRPAAPDMEEVTAVSWAGGSRLVVVGREPGGLQQIRYVQCDGSTPTGQALPGLTRVSEIAASDTDLPLLAHSDDGIVRLPSGAAWQSVLKVGTAPVYPG from the coding sequence ATGCCGGACAGCGGCGGACTCGAGTCGGTGGAGGCGTCGCAGCGCCCGGACTCGCAGGTCCGCGTCTTCGCGCTGCCGCCGCGGGACAACGCGGCGGCCACGAGCATCGTCGAAGGCTTCCTCGAGGCGCTGACCAGCGACGACCCTTCGTACGCGGTGGCCCGCAAGTATCTGACGCCCGACGCGGCGAAGAACTGGCATCCCGAGCGGCAGACCGTCGTGCTCAAGGACGGCCCCAGCAGGCACGCGACGGACCGGGCGAACTCCGCCCAGGACGGGCGCGGCTTCGAGCTGACCGGGACTCAGGTCGCACGCCTCGACGACCAGCAGGCGTACCAGCCGGACAGCAGCGGCTACAAGGAACCGCTGCATCTGAGCCTGGTCGCGACCGCCAAGGGCAAGCCGAAGCAGTGGCGGATCGACACCCCGCCGCGCGGCGTCGTCCTGGGCAAGACCGACTTCCAGCGGATCTATCAGTCCGTCAACAAGTACTACTACGCGGTGGATCCCGCGGCGAAGTCCGGTGACGGGGACGGGCAGAAGCGGCTCGTCGCCGACCCCGTCTTCGTACGGAAGTGGGTGGACCCCCTGACGGAGACCGTCAAGGAGGTGCTCGCCGGGCCCACCCGCTGGCTGAACCGCGTGGTGACGACGTCGTTCCCGCTGAAGGCGGCGCTGCGCGACGGGACGAAGTCGCTGGCTCCCGACGACGCGAACAAGCTGAAGGTGCCGTTGAACAAGAGCGCCGACACGATCGGTTCGGCGCAGTGCAAGAAGATGGCGGCCCAGCTCCTGTACTCACTGCGGGACCTGTCGTCGTCGAGCGTGGACGAGGTCGAACTGGAGCGGGCCGACGGCCGGCTGATGTGCACCCTCGCGAAGGGCGCGGCCGACGCGCTGGTGGCGCCGCGGTACTCCACGGGGCTCCAGTACCAGTACTTCCTGGACGACAAGGGCCGTGTGGTGCGGATGCCGGGCACCAGCGGCTCGCACCAGAAGCCCGAGCAGGTGGCGGGTCCGATGGGCGAGGGCGAGCGGCGGATGCGGTCCGTCGCGATCTCGCGCGACCAGGAGCGTGCGGCGGCGGTGTCCGGCGACGGGCGGTCGCTGTTCGTGGCGTCCATGGTCACCAACGCCTCGCTCGGGGACGCGCTCGCGCACAGTGGCGCCAAGGCGGAGAAGGACGGTTTCACGACGCCCAGTTGGGACGCGCAGGGTGATCTGTGGGTGGCCGACCGCGATCCGAAGAACCGGCGCCTGCTCGTGTTCGGGGACGGCATGGCCGACCGGATGCAGGAGGTCCGGGTCGACGAGCTCGGTGAGAATGCCCGGATCGAGGCGGTGAAGATGTCCGCCGACGGCGCGCGCGTCGCCCTCCTGGTCGAGGAGGACGGCAGGACGCGGCTGCAGATCGGCCGTGTCGAGCGGGACCACGACATGACGGACGGCGACATGGAGATCTCGGTGGTCGACCTGCGCCCGGCCGCACCGGACATGGAGGAGGTCACCGCCGTGTCCTGGGCGGGCGGCAGCCGGCTCGTGGTCGTCGGCCGGGAGCCGGGCGGGCTCCAGCAGATCCGGTACGTGCAGTGCGACGGCTCGACCCCGACCGGGCAGGCGCTGCCGGGGCTGACGCGGGTGAGCGAGATCGCGGCGTCCGACACGGATCTGCCGCTGCTGGCGCACTCCGACGACGGGATCGTGCGGTTGCCCTCCGGGGCCGCGTGGCAGTCCGTGCTGAAGGTCGGGACGGCGCCGGTCTATCCGGGGTAG
- the mtrB gene encoding MtrAB system histidine kinase MtrB — translation MSRNSAASAPGKPGSRSERPVGQPAAGRVPWARRVFDGGLLLQGGMKGSPVLRLFTRWVRRPLLPAMRLWRRNIQLKVVVTTLVMSLGVVLLLGIVVIGSVSNGLLDAKVKASQSQAEGGFRAAKDKADAVTAAAQDGAPDDSRTSVEPNSWKTDLVSQLSSGGKGAFDVVTLSSGDADSGSGRALRGSGNVEPVRSVPEDLRERVERMTGASQEYTRIIYEGGQASQPGLVIGKRLNDPQGNPYQLYYLFPLTQEEKSLDLVKGTLATAGLFVVVLLGAIAWLVVRQVVTPVRMAAGVAERLSAGRLQERMKVTGEDDIARLGEAFNKMAQNLHLKIQQLEDLSRMQRRFVSDVSHELRTPLTTVRMAADVIHEARVDFDPVTARSAELLADQLDRFESLLADLLEISRFDAGAAALEAEPVDLREVVRRVVSGAEPLAERKGTQVRILGDDQPVVAEADARRVERVLRNLVVNAVEHGEGRDVVVRLAAAGGAVAVAVRDYGVGLKPGEATRVFSRFWRADPARARTTGGTGLGLSIALEDARLHGGWLQAWGEPGGGSQFRLTLPRTADEPLRGSPIPLEPEDSRRNRGLGDGGAQDRKLATVPAQTPPVPAKAPLAPRMRQAAVPADPTALPGSGARVVARGAGTGGGALSVPRQPGEAGAAGEVGPVEAVGPEPESGAPWRGGSAVGGRRGGQAEGDEGSEGGRG, via the coding sequence ATGTCCCGGAACAGTGCCGCTTCGGCGCCCGGGAAGCCGGGATCCCGTTCGGAGCGGCCTGTGGGACAGCCGGCGGCCGGGCGGGTCCCCTGGGCGCGCCGGGTCTTCGACGGCGGTCTGCTGCTCCAGGGCGGCATGAAGGGCAGTCCGGTGCTCCGGCTGTTCACGCGCTGGGTGCGGCGGCCGCTGCTGCCCGCGATGCGGCTGTGGCGGCGCAACATCCAGCTGAAGGTCGTCGTCACCACCCTGGTGATGTCGCTGGGTGTGGTGCTGCTGCTCGGCATCGTCGTCATCGGTTCGGTGAGCAACGGCCTGCTGGACGCCAAGGTGAAGGCGTCGCAGAGCCAGGCCGAGGGCGGCTTCCGGGCCGCCAAGGACAAGGCGGACGCGGTCACCGCCGCGGCGCAGGACGGCGCGCCCGACGACAGCCGCACCAGCGTGGAGCCCAACAGCTGGAAGACCGATCTCGTCAGCCAGCTCTCCAGCGGCGGCAAGGGTGCCTTCGACGTCGTCACGCTCAGCTCCGGTGACGCCGACAGCGGCAGCGGACGGGCCCTGCGCGGCTCCGGCAACGTGGAGCCGGTGCGCAGCGTGCCCGAGGACCTGCGGGAGCGGGTCGAGCGGATGACCGGCGCCTCCCAGGAGTACACGCGGATCATCTACGAGGGCGGTCAGGCCTCGCAGCCGGGCCTGGTCATCGGCAAGCGCCTCAACGACCCGCAGGGCAACCCGTACCAGCTGTACTACCTCTTCCCGCTCACCCAGGAGGAGAAGTCCCTGGACCTGGTGAAGGGGACGCTGGCGACGGCCGGGCTGTTCGTGGTCGTGCTGCTCGGGGCCATCGCCTGGCTCGTCGTGCGACAGGTCGTGACGCCCGTGCGGATGGCGGCCGGGGTGGCCGAGCGGCTCTCCGCGGGCCGCCTCCAGGAACGTATGAAGGTCACCGGCGAGGACGACATCGCGCGCCTCGGCGAAGCCTTCAACAAGATGGCGCAGAACCTGCATCTGAAGATCCAGCAGCTGGAGGATCTGTCGCGGATGCAGCGGCGGTTCGTGTCGGACGTCAGCCATGAGCTGCGGACTCCGCTGACGACCGTACGGATGGCCGCGGACGTCATCCACGAGGCGCGGGTCGACTTCGATCCGGTGACCGCGCGGTCGGCGGAGCTGCTCGCCGATCAGCTGGACCGGTTCGAGTCGCTGCTCGCGGACCTGCTGGAGATCAGCCGTTTCGACGCGGGGGCCGCCGCGCTGGAGGCCGAGCCGGTCGACCTGCGGGAGGTCGTGCGGCGGGTCGTCAGCGGCGCCGAGCCGCTCGCCGAGCGCAAGGGCACGCAGGTGCGGATCCTCGGTGACGATCAGCCGGTGGTCGCCGAGGCGGACGCCCGGCGCGTGGAGCGCGTCCTGCGCAATCTCGTGGTGAACGCCGTGGAGCACGGCGAGGGCAGGGACGTCGTCGTGCGGCTCGCCGCCGCCGGTGGCGCCGTCGCCGTCGCGGTGCGCGACTACGGGGTCGGGCTGAAGCCGGGCGAGGCGACCCGGGTGTTCAGCCGTTTCTGGCGGGCCGATCCGGCGCGCGCGCGGACGACGGGCGGCACCGGTCTCGGCCTGTCGATCGCCCTGGAGGACGCGCGGCTGCACGGCGGCTGGTTGCAGGCGTGGGGTGAGCCGGGTGGCGGTTCGCAGTTCCGGCTGACGTTGCCGCGGACGGCGGACGAGCCGTTGCGCGGGTCGCCGATACCGCTGGAGCCGGAGGACTCGCGACGAAACCGCGGCCTGGGCGACGGCGGCGCGCAGGACAGGAAGCTGGCGACCGTGCCCGCCCAGACGCCGCCCGTACCGGCGAAGGCGCCGCTGGCGCCGCGGATGCGGCAGGCCGCGGTGCCGGCCGATCCCACGGCGCTGCCGGGCAGTGGCGCGCGCGTGGTCGCGCGCGGTGCGGGGACGGGCGGCGGGGCGTTGAGCGTGCCGCGACAGCCCGGCGAGGCCGGTGCGGCTGGTGAGGTGGGCCCGGTGGAGGCCGTCGGGCCCGAGCCGGAGTCCGGTGCGCCGTGGCGGGGAGGGTCTGCCGTCGGCGGCCGCCGTGGCGGACAGGCGGAGGGTGACGAGGGGAGCGAGGGCGGTCGTGGATGA
- a CDS encoding ComF family protein — translation MRGWWQDLSDLVLPAQCAGCGRSRTPLCVRCARAVRGAGPGRVTPTPRPPGLPVVHAAVPYEGSVRAVLLAHKERGALGLARPLGEALAGAVRAGLPVGGTGAVALVPVPSAPRAVRARGHDPTRRLAYAAAAGLRREGVAVRVLAVLRQRRAVADQSGLDARQRRANVSGALDVVGGAGGLFTEVGRIVLVDDLMTTGASLAEAARAIHAVTRSATAAGERAAGPGMAGPITVGAAVVSASPDSFEINRN, via the coding sequence ATGCGGGGGTGGTGGCAGGACCTCTCCGACCTGGTGCTGCCGGCCCAGTGCGCAGGCTGCGGCAGGTCGCGTACACCGCTGTGCGTGAGGTGCGCACGGGCGGTCCGCGGTGCTGGGCCGGGGCGGGTGACGCCGACGCCGAGACCGCCGGGGCTGCCCGTCGTGCACGCGGCGGTGCCCTACGAGGGGTCTGTGCGGGCCGTGCTGCTCGCGCACAAGGAGCGTGGCGCGCTGGGGCTGGCCCGGCCGCTGGGCGAGGCGCTCGCCGGGGCGGTGCGGGCCGGACTGCCGGTGGGCGGGACGGGGGCCGTGGCGCTGGTGCCGGTGCCCTCCGCGCCCCGGGCGGTGCGGGCGCGCGGGCACGACCCGACGCGGCGCCTGGCGTACGCGGCGGCGGCCGGGCTGCGCCGGGAGGGCGTCGCGGTGCGGGTCCTGGCCGTGCTGCGCCAGCGGCGGGCCGTGGCCGACCAGTCGGGGCTCGACGCCCGGCAGCGCCGGGCCAATGTGTCGGGCGCGCTGGACGTGGTGGGCGGTGCGGGCGGGCTGTTCACCGAAGTTGGCCGGATCGTGCTGGTCGACGACCTGATGACGACCGGCGCGTCTTTGGCGGAGGCAGCGCGCGCAATACACGCGGTGACGCGTTCCGCAACAGCAGCGGGAGAACGCGCGGCGGGTCCCGGAATGGCAGGACCGATCACGGTGGGGGCCGCCGTGGTCTCCGCATCTCCGGATTCCTTCGAAATAAACCGGAACTGA
- a CDS encoding DUF4129 domain-containing protein, with amino-acid sequence MAAAWLTRAGGDEPPVTIPRDPAREAAEHELSKPAYHQNDPSWFMRALNKFWEWIDKLLSAASGAAPGGAVGLIVIVLAVVAVAAALWWRLGTPRRSPTSTARLFDDRPRSAAEHRAAAEAHAAQGHWNQAVQERMRALVRSLEERALLDPRPGRTADEAAGEASRALPQHTDRLRAAARDFDDVTYGGRSATPEMYQRLTALDTEAEHTAPSLTASGAAR; translated from the coding sequence ATGGCGGCGGCCTGGCTGACGCGCGCCGGCGGCGACGAGCCGCCGGTGACGATCCCGCGCGATCCCGCGCGGGAAGCGGCCGAGCACGAGCTGTCCAAGCCCGCGTACCACCAGAACGATCCGAGCTGGTTCATGCGGGCCCTGAACAAGTTCTGGGAGTGGATCGACAAGCTGCTGTCCGCCGCGTCCGGCGCCGCGCCGGGCGGCGCCGTCGGCCTGATCGTGATCGTGCTGGCGGTCGTGGCCGTGGCGGCGGCGCTGTGGTGGCGGCTCGGCACCCCGCGCCGCTCCCCCACCTCCACGGCCCGGCTCTTCGACGACCGCCCGCGCAGCGCCGCCGAACACCGGGCGGCCGCCGAGGCGCACGCCGCCCAGGGCCACTGGAACCAGGCCGTCCAGGAACGGATGCGGGCCCTCGTCCGCTCCCTGGAGGAGCGCGCCCTGCTCGACCCGCGCCCCGGCCGCACCGCCGACGAGGCGGCCGGCGAGGCCTCCCGCGCCCTGCCGCAGCACACGGACCGGCTCCGGGCGGCGGCCCGCGACTTCGACGACGTCACATACGGCGGCCGCTCCGCGACCCCGGAGATGTACCAGCGCCTGACCGCCCTGGACACCGAGGCGGAACACACCGCCCCGTCCCTCACCGCCTCGGGGGCCGCACGGTGA
- a CDS encoding DUF4350 domain-containing protein, producing the protein MWTRTRGIALALVLLLAAAVATAAIRSGEKHGELDPRSADQYGSRAVAALLAERGVDTRVVTTAAEARAATGADTTLLVAVPDLLTAHQQSQIQAATAESGGRTILVAPSAASVGKLAPGVTADPGTSTDTTLAPDCSLPAARGAGAADTGGERYNTASEKADSCYPSDGIPTLLRLPSATGDGDTVIVGAPDILLNDRLDKQGNASLALQLLGTRPHLVWYLPSLTDESAASGAQNDRSFFDLIPKGWLWGTLQLFVAAALAALWRARRLGRLVPERLPVAIRASETTEGRARLYRKANARDRAANALRISTRTKLAPLIGIPVSRAHTPEIFLPALARQLPTPGQDLHALLFGPPPTTDAALIALADHLDALEREVRNS; encoded by the coding sequence GTGTGGACCCGCACGCGAGGCATCGCCCTCGCCCTGGTCCTCCTCCTGGCCGCCGCCGTGGCCACCGCGGCCATCCGCTCGGGCGAGAAGCACGGCGAACTCGACCCGCGCTCCGCCGACCAGTACGGCAGCCGCGCCGTCGCCGCGCTCCTCGCCGAGCGCGGCGTCGACACCCGCGTCGTCACCACTGCGGCCGAGGCCCGCGCCGCGACCGGAGCGGACACCACCCTCCTCGTCGCCGTCCCCGACCTGCTCACGGCCCACCAGCAGAGCCAGATCCAGGCCGCCACCGCCGAATCCGGCGGCCGCACGATCCTCGTCGCCCCGAGCGCCGCGTCGGTCGGCAAACTGGCCCCCGGGGTCACCGCGGACCCCGGAACCAGCACCGACACGACCCTCGCCCCCGACTGCTCCCTGCCGGCGGCCCGCGGCGCGGGCGCGGCCGACACGGGCGGCGAGCGCTACAACACAGCCTCGGAGAAAGCCGACTCCTGCTACCCGAGCGACGGCATCCCCACCCTGCTCCGCCTGCCCTCGGCGACCGGCGACGGCGACACCGTGATCGTCGGCGCCCCCGACATCCTGCTCAACGACCGCCTCGACAAGCAGGGCAACGCCTCGCTCGCTCTCCAACTCCTCGGTACCCGCCCCCATCTGGTCTGGTACCTCCCCTCCCTCACCGACGAATCCGCGGCCTCCGGTGCGCAGAACGACCGCAGCTTCTTCGACCTGATCCCCAAGGGCTGGCTCTGGGGCACGCTCCAGCTCTTCGTCGCGGCAGCCCTCGCCGCCCTCTGGCGCGCACGCCGTCTGGGCCGCCTGGTCCCCGAACGTCTCCCCGTCGCGATCCGCGCCTCCGAGACCACCGAAGGCCGCGCCCGCCTCTACCGCAAGGCGAACGCCCGCGACCGCGCGGCGAACGCCCTGCGTATCTCCACCCGCACCAAGCTCGCCCCCCTCATCGGCATCCCCGTCTCCCGGGCCCACACGCCCGAGATCTTCCTGCCGGCCCTGGCCCGCCAACTCCCCACGCCCGGCCAGGACCTGCACGCTCTCCTCTTCGGTCCGCCCCCCACGACCGACGCGGCACTCATCGCCCTCGCCGACCACCTCGACGCCCTCGAAAGAGAGGTACGGAATTCATGA
- a CDS encoding MoxR family ATPase, which translates to MDPTTDNAGPTPDPRSSRASLEALRAEIAKAVVGQDPTVTGLVVALLCRGHVLLEGVPGVAKTLLVRSLAASLELDTKRVQFTPDLMPSDVTGSLVYDTHTSRFSFQPGPAFTNLLLADEINRTPPKTQSSLLEAMEERQITVDGTPRPLPDPFMVIATQNPVEYEGTYPLPEAQLDRFLVKLNVPLPTRQDEIDVLTRHASGFNPRDLASAGLRPVATAADLETARAAVAKTSISPEVTAYVVDICRATRESPSLTLGVSPRGATALLSTARAWAWLTGRDYVTPDDVKALALPTLRHRVQLRPEAEMEGVTTDSVINAILTHVPVPR; encoded by the coding sequence ATGGACCCGACCACTGACAACGCCGGGCCCACACCCGATCCCCGCAGCTCACGGGCTTCTCTGGAAGCCCTGCGCGCCGAGATCGCCAAGGCCGTGGTCGGCCAGGACCCCACCGTCACGGGCCTGGTCGTGGCCCTCCTGTGCCGGGGCCACGTCCTCCTCGAAGGCGTCCCCGGCGTGGCCAAGACCCTCCTGGTCCGCTCCCTGGCCGCGTCCCTCGAACTCGACACCAAGCGCGTCCAGTTCACCCCTGACCTGATGCCCAGCGACGTGACGGGCTCCCTCGTCTACGACACGCACACCTCGCGCTTCTCCTTCCAGCCGGGCCCGGCGTTCACGAACCTCCTCCTCGCGGACGAGATCAACCGCACGCCGCCCAAGACCCAGTCCTCCCTCCTGGAGGCCATGGAAGAGCGCCAGATCACGGTGGACGGCACCCCGCGTCCCCTCCCCGACCCGTTCATGGTGATCGCCACCCAGAACCCGGTCGAGTACGAGGGCACGTACCCGCTCCCCGAGGCGCAACTGGACCGCTTCCTCGTCAAGTTGAACGTTCCTCTTCCGACCCGCCAGGACGAGATCGACGTCCTCACCCGCCACGCGTCCGGCTTCAACCCGCGCGACCTCGCCTCGGCCGGCCTGCGCCCGGTGGCCACGGCCGCCGACCTGGAGACGGCCCGCGCCGCGGTGGCCAAGACGTCGATCTCCCCCGAGGTCACGGCGTACGTGGTCGACATCTGCCGGGCGACGCGCGAATCCCCGTCCCTCACCCTCGGCGTCTCGCCGCGAGGGGCGACGGCACTGCTCTCCACGGCCCGCGCCTGGGCCTGGCTGACCGGCCGCGACTACGTCACCCCCGACGACGTCAAGGCCCTCGCCCTGCCCACGCTCCGCCACCGCGTCCAGCTGCGCCCGGAGGCGGAGATGGAAGGCGTCACCACGGACTCGGTGATCAACGCGATCCTCACCCACGTCCCCGTCCCCCGTTAG
- a CDS encoding glycerophosphoryl diester phosphodiesterase membrane domain-containing protein — protein sequence MNDTPGWASPGSAPSDGPDGKGQDSTGQNGDAQGAAPQDAVGQGPQWSKEQPPPAQWSAPSGSPGSSGSSGPGQTPPPPPPAPGQGWGGQAPGQGGWGQGPGGPGYGGWGAPPQGGGWGQGGWGGPPAAAKPGVIPLRPLGVGEILDGAVSTMRTYWRTVLGISLTVAVVTELLVVLLQGFFLNDSATTAALDDPDATPREVLNALGGLFIGTGVVLVVTLLGTIIATALLTTVTSRAVLGTSVTTGEAWRDARPQVLRLLGLTLLLPLIVAAVVFVGTVPGILVAVLGSSDGGIALAIIGGIAGFVVAIWLMIRFSLASPALMLEKQTIRKAMGRSSKLVRGSWWRVFGIQILATIITNIVSSIILIPFTFIAAAISGDGVGLLDSTGDSGWAFLIISGLGSVIGSTLTFPITAGVTVLLYIDQRIRREALDLELARAAGLQGYGTAPGATPGG from the coding sequence ATGAACGACACTCCGGGCTGGGCCTCGCCCGGATCTGCCCCCTCCGACGGCCCCGACGGCAAGGGCCAGGACAGCACGGGCCAGAACGGTGACGCCCAGGGCGCCGCTCCGCAGGACGCCGTGGGCCAGGGCCCCCAGTGGTCCAAGGAGCAGCCGCCGCCCGCGCAGTGGTCGGCTCCTTCCGGCTCGCCCGGCTCCTCCGGATCCTCCGGCCCCGGCCAGACCCCGCCGCCGCCCCCGCCGGCCCCCGGCCAGGGCTGGGGCGGCCAGGCTCCCGGCCAGGGCGGCTGGGGCCAGGGCCCCGGCGGTCCCGGGTACGGCGGCTGGGGCGCTCCCCCGCAGGGCGGCGGCTGGGGCCAGGGCGGCTGGGGCGGCCCGCCCGCCGCGGCCAAGCCCGGCGTCATCCCGCTGCGCCCGCTGGGCGTCGGGGAGATCCTCGACGGCGCGGTCTCGACGATGCGTACGTACTGGCGCACCGTCCTCGGCATCTCGCTGACCGTCGCCGTGGTCACGGAACTTCTGGTGGTCCTCCTCCAGGGCTTCTTCCTCAACGACTCGGCGACCACCGCCGCGCTCGACGACCCGGACGCCACGCCCCGCGAGGTCCTCAACGCCCTGGGCGGGCTGTTCATCGGCACCGGTGTCGTCCTCGTGGTCACGCTGCTCGGCACGATCATCGCCACGGCCCTGCTGACGACCGTCACCAGCCGTGCGGTCCTCGGCACGTCCGTCACCACCGGCGAGGCCTGGCGCGACGCCCGTCCCCAGGTCCTCAGGCTGCTCGGCCTGACGCTGCTGCTGCCGCTGATCGTCGCGGCGGTCGTCTTCGTGGGCACCGTCCCCGGCATCCTCGTCGCCGTCCTCGGTTCGTCCGACGGCGGCATCGCGCTCGCGATCATCGGCGGCATCGCGGGCTTCGTCGTCGCGATCTGGCTGATGATCCGCTTCTCGCTGGCCTCGCCCGCGCTGATGCTGGAGAAGCAGACGATCCGCAAGGCCATGGGCCGGTCCAGCAAGCTGGTCCGCGGCTCCTGGTGGCGGGTCTTCGGCATCCAGATCCTGGCGACGATCATCACCAACATCGTCTCGTCGATCATCCTGATCCCGTTCACCTTCATCGCCGCGGCGATCAGCGGTGACGGCGTCGGCCTCCTGGACAGCACCGGCGACTCGGGCTGGGCCTTCCTGATCATCAGCGGCCTCGGCTCGGTGATCGGCTCCACGCTCACCTTCCCGATCACCGCGGGCGTCACCGTGCTGCTCTACATCGACCAGCGCATCCGCCGCGAGGCCCTCGACCTCGAACTCGCCCGCGCCGCGGGCCTCCAGGGCTACGGGACCGCTCCCGGCGCCACCCCGGGGGGCTGA
- the mtnA gene encoding S-methyl-5-thioribose-1-phosphate isomerase: MADQYAQSGEDIQLSEDKQPRTDDVQAIRWEEPAEGPVLVLLDQTRLPAEEVELVCTDPQALVQAIRSLAVRGAPLLGITGAYGVALAAARGFDVRQAADALAGARPTAVNLAYGVRRAEEAYRSALGAGAGTGGEAVRERAAAAALAAARALHQEDAAASARMAEHGMRLLDELLPGGNHRILTHCNTGALVSGGEGTAFAVARAAHRAGRLRRLWVDETRPLLQGARLTAYEAARSGMAYTLLTDNAAGSLFAAGEVDAVLIGADRIAADGSVANKVGSYPLAVLARYHHVPFIVVAPVTTVDLATPDGVSIEVEQRAGHEVTELTAPQAPLAGVEAGGGIPVAPLGTQAYNPAFDVTPPELVTAIVTEWGALAPVTGEGLSELCSRSRQVTMS, from the coding sequence ATGGCTGATCAGTACGCGCAATCCGGCGAGGACATACAGCTCAGCGAGGACAAACAGCCCAGGACCGACGACGTACAGGCGATCCGTTGGGAGGAACCGGCGGAGGGGCCCGTTCTGGTGTTGCTCGACCAGACGCGCCTTCCGGCAGAAGAAGTCGAGCTGGTGTGCACGGATCCGCAGGCACTGGTGCAGGCGATCCGGTCCCTGGCCGTGCGCGGAGCTCCGCTGCTCGGCATCACGGGGGCGTACGGGGTGGCGCTCGCCGCCGCTCGTGGATTCGACGTGCGGCAGGCCGCGGACGCCCTGGCGGGCGCACGGCCCACCGCGGTCAATCTGGCGTACGGCGTCCGCAGGGCCGAGGAGGCGTACCGGTCGGCGCTGGGGGCCGGGGCGGGGACGGGCGGCGAGGCCGTCCGGGAGCGGGCCGCCGCTGCCGCGCTCGCCGCCGCGCGGGCGCTGCACCAGGAGGACGCCGCGGCGAGCGCCAGGATGGCGGAGCACGGGATGCGGCTGCTCGACGAGCTGCTGCCCGGCGGGAACCACCGGATCCTGACGCACTGCAACACCGGGGCCCTGGTCTCCGGTGGTGAGGGCACGGCGTTCGCGGTGGCGCGCGCCGCGCACCGCGCCGGACGGCTGCGCCGGCTGTGGGTGGACGAGACCCGCCCCCTGTTGCAGGGTGCGCGGCTGACCGCGTACGAGGCAGCGCGCAGCGGGATGGCGTACACATTGCTGACCGACAACGCGGCGGGATCGCTGTTCGCCGCCGGTGAGGTGGACGCGGTGCTGATCGGCGCGGACCGGATCGCCGCCGACGGTTCGGTGGCCAACAAGGTGGGGAGCTATCCGCTCGCGGTTCTGGCGCGTTATCACCATGTGCCGTTCATCGTGGTGGCGCCGGTGACGACGGTGGATCTGGCGACTCCCGACGGTGTGTCCATCGAGGTGGAGCAGCGGGCCGGACATGAAGTGACGGAGCTCACGGCGCCGCAGGCGCCGTTGGCGGGAGTGGAGGCGGGTGGCGGGATTCCGGTGGCACCGTTGGGAACGCAGGCGTACAACCCGGCGTTCGACGTGACACCGCCGGAGCTGGTGACGGCGATCGTCACGGAGTGGGGCGCGTTGGCGCCTGTGACAGGTGAGGGCCTGAGTGAGCTGTGTTCCAGGTCACGCCAGGTAACGATGAGCTAA
- the mtrA gene encoding two-component system response regulator MtrA, with protein sequence MMWSMKGRVLVVDDDTALAEMLGIVLRGEGFEPSFVADGDKALAAFRETKPDLVLLDLMLPGRDGIEVCRLIRAESGVPIVMLTAKSDTVDVVVGLESGADDYIVKPFKPKELVARIRARLRRSEEPAPEQLAIGDLVIDVAGHSVKRDGQSIALTPLEFDLLVALARKPWQVFTREVLLEQVWGYRHAADTRLVNVHVQRLRSKVEKDPERPEIVVTVRGVGYKAGPS encoded by the coding sequence ATGATGTGGTCCATGAAGGGACGAGTCCTTGTCGTCGACGACGACACCGCACTGGCCGAGATGCTCGGCATTGTGCTGCGTGGTGAAGGTTTTGAGCCGTCGTTCGTAGCTGACGGCGACAAGGCGCTGGCCGCTTTCCGGGAGACCAAGCCCGATCTGGTTCTCCTCGACCTCATGCTGCCCGGCCGGGACGGCATCGAGGTGTGCCGCCTGATCAGGGCGGAGTCCGGGGTGCCGATCGTGATGCTCACGGCGAAGAGCGACACCGTCGATGTGGTGGTGGGGCTCGAGTCGGGCGCCGACGACTACATCGTGAAGCCCTTCAAGCCGAAGGAGCTCGTGGCCCGTATCCGGGCGCGGCTGCGGAGGTCGGAGGAGCCCGCGCCCGAGCAGCTGGCCATCGGTGACCTGGTCATCGACGTGGCCGGGCACTCGGTCAAGCGGGACGGGCAGTCGATCGCGCTGACGCCGCTGGAGTTCGATCTGCTGGTGGCCCTGGCCCGCAAGCCGTGGCAGGTGTTCACCCGCGAGGTGCTGCTCGAGCAGGTGTGGGGCTACCGGCACGCCGCGGACACGCGCCTGGTCAATGTGCATGTGCAGCGGCTGCGTTCGAAGGTCGAGAAGGATCCCGAGCGGCCCGAGATCGTGGTGACCGTCCGCGGGGTCGGTTACAAGGCAGGGCCGAGCTGA